The Candidatus Desulfatibia profunda genome has a segment encoding these proteins:
- the smc gene encoding chromosome segregation protein SMC yields the protein MKIKKLEINGFKSFYEKASIEFPPGISAVVGPNGCGKSNIVDALRWVMGEQSVKQLRGKSMEDVIFAGTNGKTPLSLAEVTLTLLNDNGSAPEELNDFTEIMLTRRLYRSGESAYFINKQPCRLKDIHNIFMGSGLASKSYAVVQQGNIGAITDAGPEERRFLIEEAAGITRYKSRKTEALRKLEATNQNLLRVNDIIMEVQRQMAGLKRQARKAERYKKYQDRIKSLDIGLALHYYDDYTRKINETDALLKDLEDTDIGHTSQIKKLDAAIEEIKFRRSQKNQEISEQKSRVFETQRNIDRMENDLAHLHKDIERLANEIAGLESAREDLEKKDRNITAEITQVEDQNISIKSQITDETSALNQQQSALQHIKDQLSALHQELETAKTKVIDLVAREAQYKNICQNATNNKESLKRRLKQIDEEEAKTTQKVTEFKHKVARAEEEFQRYHAQIDDLNQRIADIKNRLEENISLLSAQVKRVQTLELERNKAKSTYTTLKKMEDNFEWYRDGVRAIMKKESSKEDEHPTASVRGPENNGILGLMADILEPEPTFETVVEAVLGESLQYILVKDQETGIDSINYLQTRRAGRSGFIPVSSVKTIEHEHTRKPDPQKKLLNHVAVKPGFEKIAEALLGHVVVAADIQEAIKIYNSNGIMQTVVTRDGDIISHQGFMIGGSQDNLAGILTKKQELKRIDRHINKLNQKLESARHDQKELESNVRIVESELQQLIEQKNKVAQSEIEAEKDLYKATEDLKHTLRHLEIVNLEQERLLGETSDIDAEMSTYNQAIIDIESAVQAAQNQVTEKLEQISSLSSELDDFNQTILEHKLNLTALNAKLENSSNTLRRLKEYQSDGLKQLEQLSNDIAQKKQKQTDSKQTILEFEQTLSGRYDALQRLEAALQHNETDFAAIDAKLKDHDGTISEIQNKREKTLQKIRMLELEHSQQHIQRENIANRLEENYHDTIAAFQSEFGNAVNNLGMTLDKIEEKLSLCRKRIALIDDVNLGAIKEYEQLKERHDFLCEQRDDLVQAVEDLHKVIKKINKITQERFLTTFDAINQKLNEVFPRLFEGGSAKLVLTEPDKPLDTGVEYMIHPQGKKLTRMSLLSGGEKALAAIALIFSIFLIKPASFCLMDEIDATLDEANVFRFNDLLKIIGEKSQIIMITHNKKSMEFADTLFGITMENKGVSKVVTVNFERNAG from the coding sequence ATGAAAATTAAAAAACTGGAAATAAACGGATTTAAATCCTTTTATGAAAAAGCCAGTATTGAATTTCCTCCGGGCATTTCTGCGGTTGTAGGTCCAAATGGTTGCGGCAAAAGCAATATCGTCGATGCGCTCAGATGGGTAATGGGGGAACAAAGTGTCAAGCAGCTGCGCGGCAAGTCCATGGAAGACGTTATATTTGCGGGCACAAACGGTAAAACACCGCTGAGCTTGGCAGAAGTCACCTTAACCCTTCTAAATGACAACGGCTCCGCCCCTGAAGAACTTAATGACTTTACCGAAATCATGTTGACCCGGCGCCTTTACCGATCCGGAGAAAGCGCCTATTTTATCAATAAACAGCCCTGCCGTCTAAAAGATATCCATAACATATTTATGGGAAGCGGTTTAGCGTCAAAATCATATGCCGTGGTACAGCAGGGCAATATCGGTGCAATCACAGATGCCGGGCCGGAAGAAAGGCGATTTCTGATTGAAGAAGCTGCAGGGATTACAAGGTATAAGTCCCGTAAAACCGAAGCGCTCCGGAAATTGGAGGCCACCAATCAAAATCTTTTGCGTGTCAACGACATCATTATGGAAGTGCAGCGGCAGATGGCCGGTCTCAAGCGTCAGGCCAGAAAGGCCGAACGTTACAAAAAGTACCAGGATCGTATCAAATCGCTCGATATCGGCCTGGCTCTTCATTATTATGACGATTACACGCGCAAAATCAATGAAACCGACGCATTGTTAAAAGATCTCGAGGATACGGACATTGGGCATACATCCCAAATTAAAAAGCTTGATGCCGCGATTGAAGAGATCAAATTCCGGCGCTCACAGAAAAATCAAGAAATTTCAGAACAAAAGTCGCGCGTATTCGAAACTCAGCGGAATATTGACCGCATGGAGAATGATCTGGCTCACCTTCACAAGGATATAGAAAGGCTCGCGAATGAAATCGCTGGACTTGAATCCGCCCGGGAAGATCTTGAAAAAAAGGACAGGAATATAACCGCTGAAATTACCCAGGTTGAAGACCAGAACATCAGCATAAAATCCCAAATCACAGATGAAACCTCCGCCCTTAATCAGCAGCAGTCCGCCCTGCAACATATTAAAGATCAATTATCAGCATTACACCAGGAGCTTGAAACTGCAAAAACAAAAGTGATTGACCTGGTGGCCCGGGAAGCTCAATACAAAAACATTTGTCAAAACGCCACCAATAACAAGGAGAGCCTTAAAAGACGTCTTAAACAGATAGATGAAGAAGAAGCCAAAACCACTCAAAAGGTCACGGAATTCAAGCACAAGGTAGCCCGAGCCGAAGAAGAGTTTCAAAGATATCATGCGCAGATAGACGACCTGAACCAGCGTATTGCCGACATTAAGAATCGACTTGAAGAAAACATCAGCTTGCTCAGCGCGCAGGTTAAGCGCGTACAGACCTTGGAACTGGAACGGAACAAAGCCAAGTCAACATATACCACTTTAAAGAAAATGGAAGACAATTTTGAGTGGTACAGGGACGGCGTCCGGGCCATCATGAAAAAAGAAAGCTCCAAGGAAGATGAGCACCCGACCGCCAGCGTTCGTGGTCCTGAAAATAACGGTATTCTAGGCCTGATGGCCGACATTCTGGAACCGGAACCCACCTTTGAAACCGTGGTGGAAGCGGTGCTTGGAGAATCACTGCAATATATTCTCGTCAAGGATCAAGAGACCGGGATCGACTCCATAAACTATCTGCAAACAAGGCGAGCCGGACGCAGCGGTTTTATTCCGGTTTCATCCGTCAAGACCATTGAACACGAACATACCCGCAAGCCCGATCCTCAAAAAAAACTGTTGAATCATGTAGCAGTAAAACCGGGTTTTGAAAAGATTGCCGAAGCACTCCTGGGACATGTCGTTGTCGCCGCGGATATCCAGGAAGCCATCAAGATATATAACTCTAACGGTATCATGCAAACGGTGGTTACCAGGGACGGAGATATTATCTCCCATCAAGGGTTCATGATCGGCGGCAGTCAAGACAACCTGGCCGGCATTTTAACAAAAAAGCAGGAGCTTAAACGAATTGATCGCCATATTAACAAGTTAAACCAGAAGCTGGAATCAGCACGTCATGACCAGAAAGAACTGGAATCAAACGTCCGGATAGTTGAAAGCGAACTACAACAACTCATCGAACAAAAAAACAAAGTGGCCCAATCCGAAATCGAGGCGGAAAAAGATCTTTATAAAGCGACTGAAGACTTGAAGCACACCCTTCGCCATCTTGAAATCGTCAATCTGGAGCAGGAGCGGCTTCTGGGAGAGACAAGTGATATTGATGCCGAAATGAGCACTTACAATCAGGCGATTATCGACATCGAAAGCGCTGTTCAAGCGGCCCAGAACCAGGTCACAGAAAAACTGGAACAGATCAGTTCATTATCATCGGAACTGGATGATTTTAATCAAACGATCCTTGAGCACAAGCTTAATTTAACAGCTTTAAACGCCAAACTGGAAAACAGCAGCAACACCTTAAGGCGACTTAAAGAATACCAGAGCGACGGATTAAAACAGCTCGAACAGCTTTCAAACGACATCGCTCAAAAAAAACAAAAACAGACCGATTCAAAACAAACAATCTTAGAATTCGAACAGACGCTTTCCGGCAGGTATGACGCTTTGCAGCGACTTGAAGCGGCGCTTCAACACAATGAGACCGACTTTGCTGCCATTGATGCCAAACTGAAAGACCATGACGGTACAATATCAGAGATCCAGAACAAACGTGAAAAGACACTGCAAAAGATCCGTATGCTCGAACTCGAGCATTCCCAGCAACACATTCAGCGGGAAAATATTGCCAATCGTCTAGAAGAAAACTACCACGACACGATTGCTGCATTTCAATCAGAATTTGGTAATGCAGTAAACAACTTGGGAATGACCTTGGATAAAATTGAAGAGAAGCTTTCCCTTTGCCGGAAACGGATCGCCCTCATCGACGATGTCAATTTAGGTGCCATTAAAGAATATGAGCAATTGAAAGAACGCCATGACTTTCTATGTGAGCAGCGCGATGATCTGGTGCAAGCCGTGGAAGATCTTCACAAAGTAATTAAGAAAATAAACAAGATAACGCAGGAACGATTTCTGACGACGTTTGATGCCATTAACCAAAAATTGAATGAAGTTTTTCCCCGTCTTTTCGAGGGAGGGTCGGCCAAACTGGTCCTTACTGAACCGGACAAACCCCTTGATACCGGCGTAGAGTACATGATTCACCCGCAGGGAAAAAAGCTGACCAGAATGAGTCTTTTGTCCGGAGGAGAAAAAGCGCTGGCCGCCATTGCTCTGATTTTTTCTATCTTTTTAATTAAACCGGCATCTTTCTGTCTCATGGATGAAATTGACGCGACCCTTGACGAGGCCAATGTTTTTCGTTTTAATGACCTGCTGAAAATCATTGGAGAAAAGTCCCAAATCATTATGATAACCCACAATAAAAAAAGCATGGAATTTGCCGACACACTTTTCGGAATC